AGTTGATATTAATGCAATGAACCCTTCGAAAATTAAAGATGCCATGAGTCAAAGCTCACCGATTAGCATACTGGTTGGCTCAGAACCTCGAGAAGATTCTGCTCCAGTGGCTAGCCAAGAGTAGAAATCTAATTCATGCAAGTACGTCCAAAAGGGTACAAGAGCTGTAAGTGATAAAGTTATGTTGAAGGCAGCGTCAGGACATGATGAAAACCAGAAATCAACGGGAGTGCCTCAATATGCAATGAAGCCTACTCTGGAAGTTCAAAACGCCACAAGCCGGAGTAGTAAGAGCCACCCAACAGTTCGATCTGAAACAGGGGAGAATTTTGCTACAATGGATGATTTGAATCAGAAACCTGAACCATACTTGCACGGACAGAAGGGAATGGTCGTAAGAGACACAGTAACAGTGAATGCAAGTGATTGCAACAGTAATAGTAGTTATGTTGCGAACTGTAAGAATGGTGACAGTACATCCAAAACTTCTCATGTAGATGACTTACTTAGCAAACTTGATGTGGACTGTATTAAAGGGGCATTAGAGCGAAAAAAGTGGCTGAATCGCAATGGAGATGAGGTTACTGCTATAGAAGAACCCGTCTTTGACAGTGATCTTCACTTACAAAGGGAATTAGAAAGAGGAGTAGAACTTGAGTATGCAGCTGATAAGAAACAAAAAGTGTCGAGATAATAAGACTGAAGATTTTTTTGTTgatagttttattttaaatcattgATATTCTACAGATTAGTGTCCCTGATTTCTTATTCATTACAAATATAATGTCTTGCATAACTTGTGCACTGTTGATTATAAAAGTGATTCTTAGAGTTAAAAAGATGTAAATATGGTCATTTGATTAATGCATTCTTTGGAGCTCAGCTCAAAATTTTGACTTTCTGTATGATAATTGTAGATAGGTTGAAAGTATTCCAGTTATGAAGAGGGAGAAGATGCTGGTACTGCGTGAGGAAGATGCTGGTACGTTGCTCtttcttttccttaattttatcagaaaaaaaaaaatttaaatgagagCTGAGCACATTTACCAGTTACAGGTAAATTAGTATACCAGCGGAAAACACATGtcaaagttcatattattcatggttaattaaaagttcgtattattattgagaaatcagtgaaagttcgtataaTAATCAACCATATGCAAATAAGTAATACCAATTTTTCTTAGTGAAAACTGAAAAGACACATAACACACATTATGGATCACTAATCATTATATAAAAGAAAGGTGTAAAAAAAGATGCCATatcaaaattagtaaaatacttttttttttcttttcacacCCTTTTGCTCtattatgtataaattaatttttttttttaaattttacgtGTTGATCATGCATTTCTTGACTTTTTCATAAGTGTTTTTTGGAGTCTGTGTGGCGACTTTAAGCTTCTTATTTTTTCCATGTGGTAtataaaatgttaagtttttggttgaattaagtacttatttcgattGTATTTCGAAATATATGGTCAATTAAGATGATCacaacgttttttttttttgaaaaaatgtcatttcgttgggtaaaaatagcataagttttaataaaaaaaacttctttCTGTCTACGAGGAGATTCATATAAAAGAATCCAAACAGCCACataaattaaatatcctttttccttaatttatttcaattaattacACCAAAAATATAACATCTCAAATCcacaaaattccaaaaaaaatctttattagataatttagagtataaaaagtataaaagtcTTAAGTATATGATGTGTATTAAGGtataaaagtttaattataattattagttcTAATTATACTAAGGTTTAATTCCACGAAAAGTTATTGGCAAGTACTATGAAAATAGTAGGGCCAAgaagattataaaatattaattttataattaaagacAAGAGACTATAAAAACCCGTGTCCAAAAAGAATAAGGAATAGAGCTTTATTTTGAAGTTACGACAATTTTTTAAGGTTGAAATATTTAATGGGCTGATTTGTTAGGATATATTGATTAGAAGTTacggttatttttaatttaaaaaccaaataaataaaattttctatttttttcctaaaaaaatagGAAAGTGAGTAAATTCTACCATGATATATATAGATCCAATATCTCTCACGTGAGATATACAATAATTCATAAGTGCAATATccaaatttattttaacttattgcAATATTTTTCTCTCAACCTCCCGAAGTTAAATTCTCTACAAGTTACTAAGTGTGAAAGAAATTGATCACTTCTTTTCATTCTATTTCTAAGATGCGCTTATAATTAATTGCAAAACGTTGTAAGTGTATTTCAGGTTTTAAGCCTATGTACCAAGTAGGCGAAATAACGGTTTTAGGAAAACGAGATAGTGCATTGGTTTGGTATCAAGTTTCCGTACGACATTATCTTAAAGTATCTTCGGTttaatgttatttatttattttaagttaattaaattcGTTATAATTTCAATTCTTAGAAATTtgtattatgttataaaaattTGTAATCTCATAATAATGCTTGTAAATCTCTTcaaattttattcatataaaACGGTTAACAATCTAATGTTACTTTAGATTTAACAAGCTTCACTCAATACAAGAAAAAATAAGGACAAAAATGAAAACatgcatttatatttttatgaacgaaaaatgagaaaataatttcattatttccgTCTGCGGAAAAGGCGATTTAAGGAGCAGAGTAGTTCCGTCATCTATCCATAAAATATTTTGTCAGATTTTTTTCCTTCCCTTTTTCTCTGTTgtctgaaaattaaaatttattagggtttttgatttgaatcaaAAATTGGGGTTTATATTCTTCAATCATGGTTTCTGATTCAATTATCAATGCTTCCATTCCTAATGCTTCCAAGTATTTCGCCAAGAAAAAGAGggtaaattttcaattttatttatttttatttgtaatcgtgttttaattctttttttgatGTTCATGCATGGAATTAGTTTGGTTTTTGGCTGAGAAATGTTGTTTTAATGGTTGTTTTTAGGCGAATAGGTCGGCGAAATTGAAGCAGTGTAAGCTCGATGCTCGTCGAGAACAGTGGCTTTCTCAAGGTACTCCAttgattgtttgatttttattgtaattttagttCTTGATTACTGTTTCTTGTTTGTAATATGTGACTGAATTGATTGAGAAATTTTCTCGTgtgttcttttctttttttccaaTAGTTAAGAGCAAGAATTGCAAAGATGAAGTGAATGCATCTTCTGCTATTATTGGTTGTGGTGGAGGTGTTCAATTTAAGCGACTGGAAATTGAGGCTCCGGAGAAAGCAATGCCTTTCTGTAAGGATTTTGAAGTGAAAAATCCGACAGTTGAGATTAGTCACCATGACAGTGATTTGGAATTGTCCCCTGCTAATAGTCCCACGAGTAGCATTTCTGGGGGGAATGATTCCGGAAATGTTTATACTGGTAGCTGCAGTAGCAGTTTTAGTTTCAGTAGCGGTGGGTGTTGCTCAGGGAGTATAACTGAGGAAGAGGAGGGTGAAGGAGGTGGAGGTTGTGACGATGATGAATGTTTGGATGATTGGGAGGCGGTTGCAGACGCTTTGGTGGGTGTTTCTGATGATAATCTGGTTCATAACCAAAATGATGGTGCTTCCCCTGAGCAAGAAACGGATGTTGGATTGAGCTGTGTGGTTCAACATACTAATCTTGAGAATATTGATGCTCAAGTGGAGAAATCAAAgagggatggagttggaattttGGGCAGGGGTAGTGAAAATTGTAAAGCTTGGAGGCCGGATGATGCTTTTAGGCCTCAGAGTTTGCCAAATTTGGGAGTACATCAGAGTTTTCCATCGAGCATAGAGAGGCATCATGGGTTCATGAACCCAAGGGTTCATAACATGACTCCTGGTGTTCCTACTTCATGCCCTATATGCTGCGAGGAGTTGGACTTGACGGACTCGAGTTTTCTCCCTTGCTCGTGTGGGTTCCATTTGTGCCTTTTTTGTCATAAGCGGATTATTGAGGAAGATGGTCGGTGTCCTGGATGCAGGCAGCCATATGCTTCAGATCCATTAGAGAAGGAGACAATTGTATCCATGTCCGGTGCTGGAGGTTGTCTAACAATTTGTTTGGCTCGCTCTTGTAGCATGTCGTCTTCAAGGATTTAGAAGAGAAAAGTTGTCTTTGTGTTGATTCAGCTTATGTATGGTGGAACTCAGTTTTTACATTATGGTGTCTATCAGTGTTTTGTTCATCTAGCTTGATTCTAGTTTGTAGGAGTGGGTATAAAAGCCTGTGGCTTTAAGCATTGAATTGTTGAGCTGGCTTGGTTATAGAGCTTGGTCCAAATCTAAGTGGTGCATATGCTGATTGTAGAGGAATGGATGCCAGTATGTGAATAGTAAGTGGTACAGAAATGAATACATAAAGCTTATAACAATCTTGTCTATTTATATGTTTTTGCCTTTTATGTTAGTTGCATACTGTTTGATGCATGGATTTTGACACCTGCTGATTATTTCAGAATGCACTTGAAGTTCGTTATCATGTTTAATCTCTGTAGCAAGGTTTATCTTCTTCTTCTGTGTTGCCTATAATATTCTGATTATGGATTCATTGATAATATTACTTGTAGTGAATAAGCTCAGGTGCACCCTATCCGTTGACTCCTAATAATGACCTTTGCTCAATGCATACTGACTTGTTTCCTCATTGCAAATGATTCTGGATGTTCAATCATCTATGTTGAGCATAAATGAGTCGATCATAATGCAAAAATGTGGTAATGGCGTGGTGATGTAGCTACAGGAGTGATGTGGTTGTTGTATCGCCAAATATCGGCCAAAATCATGAAATATCCCTTGGTATGTCCTAAAATGCGGGTTTTTTTACACCTTGATAGCACGACTTATATCGGTTCAttaatttgaaaacctttacaacacggTCGATACAATACGACGCCACTTTGTTTTTTGCATACTGAGTCACCAGATAGGGCAAACAAAGGAGAAAGtattttgtttcattatattattagaaatgctGTAAGGGCTTTTTTTTCTTATGCTCTGAAGCATATTGATGTTTATGTTCTTTATCATGTACTTAATACTTGATACTCATAATTAATGTGTATGTTATTTTATCATTTGTGCAATCCTAGAGAAACTTGAATGGAGCTTGTTGGGGAGAAATCTTTCAGTTTGAAGAAATTATACTTTAGAAAAAATTTAGCTTGCTTTCCTTGCTGTGCTGCTGGGTGCTGCTCCTTCTCATAAGACTGGATTAAGAAAAACAAGAGAAGAAAAAATGGTATACAATATCTGCAGAATGGCTAAACCTACTTGTATTTGATGTGTTAAACTTTGGTGGTTATTATCggataattagtttttttttgtgtctGTGGTGTTGTTGATTATGGCTTCTCATACACTAAAATGCTTTTCTATTGATTGAGATCAAGATGGTCATTGTTAAAATTCATATATCTCTGTATGGTTATGTGCTAACTAGGGGATGTATGCACTTCTTTAAATCCTTGAATAGGGATGTATTGTCAATGAGGAAGTGCTTTATGCTTCATCTCTTAGATGCAAGGGTACTGTTAAGTTTTCAAGATTGCTAGATCGCCAAGTTTGTGTATAAAAGAGAAATATTGATTATCATCGGAGCATATGCACTTCAAGTGTTCACCTTGATTGAAGCAAACGAAGCATAGGAAATAAAATTTTGGGAGGAGTTAGATGGCGTGAAagcaaataatatcaaaaattcTATATGCTAGCAGCAATTTTAAGGATTATGCTACGTAGATGCAAAGTGGTTTTGAGAGTGTCGATGGTGGTTTGGATTTTGAATGAGAAATGAGTAAGGGACTAGGTAAGATTATGTAAGGAAGATAAATTTTGGTGTGTAATTACTGTACTTAACGTGTGGTATAGAAAGCATGGAAACCTtttaaatgtaataaaaataaatcattttgTGACTCATAGAAATGGTGGTAGGATTGCTATCCAAATTGGTTACTTGATTAGTAGAATTGATAGTGGAAGAGGTTTAATTGGTCATAGTTTGTGACTCATAGAAATAGGTTTAATCTATTCTTTTGACCATTTGCAAGTCAAGCTACAAGCATTGATCATAGTTTGTGTTCGCATGTTATTTGCTTGCTCTTCTCATATTTCTTTCTACATTAAGGCAATTGTTTGTTCTGTTGCTTTGGTTTACTTTGGCTTGGAAGCTAATGGATTGTCAGCTGAAGTATCTAGCCGGTCAAGTCCTGTATGATGATTGGTAAGAAGCATTCAGACATTTTATATTTTGCAGTGAAGCTCATGGGTTAGATTGGTGCCATTTCTTTCTATTTgtgtcaaaatattttttagttcAACATGGTAGTTAACAAATTTGATGCTTAAGTTCTAATATTGCTTATGTTGCGTTTTACTTGCAATATCCAAATGTGATGTACCCTATGTTACTCATGATAAGCTACTACTACTAGTTATCACTATTGTTGTGTACTCAACTGTACTTAAACTGCTACTTAAAAGTCTTGGTATAATGTGGTGTCTGATTTTACCAGCTTTTTGAACATGGTTGGTAGTTTGGATGTCTTAGCGCCCAACTGCTCCAGGTTGTGCCCTGATGAATCACTAGTTATCTATGAGTTACGGAGATTAGAACTGGGGAAGTCAAGATGAGCATCTAACTTCACTTTCATGTTACTATCCGCGGTTAGGTCTTGTTCCTTTCATCTCTCTTGTTTAGTTGTTTATCTTAATTAGTTTTCTAAATATGTGATTATTGCGCAATTAAATTGCAATTACTGATAAGTGCCTTCATCTGTGATTTGTTTTCTATCGTGATTTTTCCTTTGATCCTGTAGCTGAATAATATTCcttttacttgtcccatttggATTGGGCACGCAAATTAAGGATAGTAGGGAGACCACctaaaaggtggtagttgggatATTTTAAGAGTatggattaattattaatgatttCCTCCTTTTTCATAATTAAAGTAGATATAATTCAAATTTAGAGGGAAAATTCAATTGCACATTACaacttatttaatttacatatacattccataaacaaagttttaaagtacttaaactaaaattacataatttaaattacaaattgaaaacttaaaataaaaaaatcttcatTTCTACCTTGATTTCTTTCAACGTCTTTTGTACGACAACCGATAACGAACAACCCTGTCGCCACATGCGCATGTGGATATTAAATATTTCATTGACTTTAGATTTTAGAAACAAAGACAATATGCATTTAGTGTTTAAATTAGATTAATTAGCTCCAAATACAACaacaatttgatttttaattaaatccGAAAATCTTTCTCAAATGGAGAGTTAATTTCACAAAATAGTTTCCCAAAACAGAAATTCAAATGAAGGGACACAGCCAAAATAGAAAGATCTGGCGCCAAGTACACAACAGTCAAAATATTGCCAGTAATAAGAAACAAATGGCCACAAGGAGCAAGCAAGACAATTTTTATCCAACAAGACAATGCCAAACTACACATTGTGGATGATGATTTAGGATTTAGAGAGGCAGCAACATTAGAGGAATTTGACTTTCATTTGGTTCAACAACCACCTAATTCTCCATACATGAATGTCTTGGACTTAGGCTTTTTCAGATTAATACAAGCACTTCAACATCAAAAATCAGCATACAATTATTCACAAATAGTGAAGGCAGTTAATCATGCATTTGAATCTCTACAACCAACTACAATGAAATTTGTTTGAATCACTTTACAAGCATGTAAAGTTGAAGTTATAAAAAAATCGGGGGCATAGACTATCATATTTCTCATATAAACAAGATCAAACTTGTAAGGGAGGGAAGACTCTCTGAGTATTTAAGTGTAAGGAGGGAGATCATTTACGATTCCCTGCGTTATTTGGACATAAAAGTAGAAAAAAACATGTTTGACATCATCTTGTTCTACTTAGTCATAAATGATCAACAAATTTTCCACCAAACAGGAGAAGGAACATCACATACAGATGATGAATCAGGAAGGGAACCagcatcaacaacaacaaatgaTGAACCAACACCAGCACATACATCACAACCAACATCAAAGTCCAACAACAAATGAGGAAGCAGAAGAAACAGAGTTCATATGAACACAAAACAGagatcaacaacaacaaatgaGGAACACAGATTTTTTGGGAAATTACAAGGGCAAAGAAGAACATGTGAAAATACATGAGTATACTTTGGGGTTAACTGTGAATACTCACTTTTGGAAAACATTAGATCAATAAAATGTTTAGAATGTAAACATCATGTATGACATGTCATGAAGTTGTTTAAAACTAAACATTTTAATGAAATGCAAAAGATGAACAAATTTTGTATGGCCTCAAACATTATCAAGTTGTTATCTCTCTTAAAAGCCTCCTAAACATCATGTTTGGTGGCTTATTCCCTCAAAAGCCAAGATTGGTGGCACAACAcgattttagtatttttttgcAGCTAGAAATCAAACATATACCCTCAATAAAAATCATAGGGCAAATACAAACACATGGTCTCAAAATCATCACAGACCACAAACATGCATATCAAACaaagaacaaacaaaacaatatcGAAATCATCATGAGTCAGAAAGGTTGTGTATATCCACATACGAGAGAAGGGTCCATAAACATCATCAAAATCAGGCTTCAGATCAGCATCATCAAGTGACTCTTCCTCTGAAGAGGGGAAAAGATCCTCAATATAAAGATCTTGTAGATCTAgttgtaaatcaaacaaacCCCCTATTTCTTCATTCTCTGAATTCAACTCTCTTCcccatttagaatccatttccACAGAAATAGTAGGAGATTGAGGGACGTATTGGTATTAGTCAAACCAAGGATTAAGAGGACCCAC
This Amaranthus tricolor cultivar Red isolate AtriRed21 chromosome 13, ASM2621246v1, whole genome shotgun sequence DNA region includes the following protein-coding sequences:
- the LOC130798261 gene encoding uncharacterized protein LOC130798261; protein product: MVSDSIINASIPNASKYFAKKKRANRSAKLKQCKLDARREQWLSQVKSKNCKDEVNASSAIIGCGGGVQFKRLEIEAPEKAMPFCKDFEVKNPTVEISHHDSDLELSPANSPTSSISGGNDSGNVYTGSCSSSFSFSSGGCCSGSITEEEEGEGGGGCDDDECLDDWEAVADALVGVSDDNLVHNQNDGASPEQETDVGLSCVVQHTNLENIDAQVEKSKRDGVGILGRGSENCKAWRPDDAFRPQSLPNLGVHQSFPSSIERHHGFMNPRVHNMTPGVPTSCPICCEELDLTDSSFLPCSCGFHLCLFCHKRIIEEDGRCPGCRQPYASDPLEKETIVSMSGAGGCLTICLARSCSMSSSRI